In Arcobacter lacus, one genomic interval encodes:
- the ccoG gene encoding cytochrome c oxidase accessory protein CcoG, protein MKEKNEFLDKTPYRYRRYLGYLLATIVALSLPFIKINENQIFLLSFDKKQLHLLGIAFDMQELYLMPFLLMLLFLGIFAVTSLGGRAWCGWACPQTIFRVIYRDLIESKLLSLRRIKNKQKNPDLTKSENKVKKILGIIIWSCLALLAASNFMWYFIPPDDFFAYLQNPSEHLFLIGFVLAIAGFLIYDVVMLKEDFCVYICPYSRVQSVLYDNNTYQAIYSTNRGGDIYNDKKEKVVFKLKDLASSENECTTCESCVTVCPTHIDIRKGLQLECINCLECVDACTQVMGKLGKPSLVQWSSTNAIKYNTPTKFVRKSTIMYFVALLIVISLLFVMGGEKEHMLLNVNKTTELYKVKEDNVVTNNFLLLFQNTESQTLTYDLEIVDNPDIKITRFEPFTLSPGKLAKKVVILETNKVLVSDNTKDTPITITLKAYAKENPEKVVVYRKATFIYPRLDKLQ, encoded by the coding sequence ATGAAAGAAAAAAATGAATTTTTAGATAAGACTCCTTATCGATATAGAAGATATCTTGGATATCTTCTAGCTACTATTGTTGCACTTAGCTTGCCATTTATAAAAATAAATGAAAATCAAATTTTCTTACTATCTTTTGACAAAAAACAATTACATTTACTTGGAATTGCTTTTGATATGCAAGAGCTATATTTGATGCCATTTTTATTGATGCTACTATTTTTAGGAATATTTGCTGTTACATCTTTGGGTGGTAGAGCTTGGTGTGGATGGGCATGTCCACAGACTATATTTAGAGTTATTTACAGAGATTTAATTGAATCAAAACTTTTAAGTTTAAGAAGGATAAAAAATAAACAAAAAAATCCTGATTTAACAAAATCTGAAAATAAAGTAAAAAAAATTTTAGGTATAATTATTTGGTCATGTTTAGCACTTCTTGCCGCTTCTAATTTTATGTGGTACTTTATTCCCCCTGATGATTTCTTTGCTTATTTACAAAATCCAAGTGAACACTTATTTTTAATTGGATTTGTTTTAGCAATAGCAGGTTTTTTAATATATGATGTTGTGATGTTAAAAGAAGATTTTTGTGTTTACATCTGTCCATATTCAAGAGTTCAATCTGTTTTATATGACAATAATACTTATCAAGCTATCTATTCTACAAACAGAGGTGGAGATATCTACAATGATAAAAAAGAAAAAGTTGTATTTAAATTAAAAGATTTAGCAAGTAGTGAAAATGAATGTACAACTTGTGAATCATGTGTAACTGTTTGTCCAACACACATTGATATTAGAAAAGGATTACAACTTGAATGTATCAACTGTTTAGAATGTGTTGATGCTTGTACACAAGTTATGGGTAAATTAGGAAAACCTTCTTTAGTTCAATGGTCAAGTACAAATGCTATAAAATATAATACTCCGACAAAATTTGTAAGAAAATCTACTATTATGTATTTTGTTGCTTTATTAATTGTAATTTCTCTACTATTTGTTATGGGTGGAGAAAAAGAGCATATGCTTTTAAATGTAAACAAAACAACAGAATTATATAAAGTTAAAGAGGATAATGTTGTAACAAATAACTTCTTATTACTTTTCCAAAATACAGAGTCTCAAACATTGACTTATGATTTAGAAATAGTTGATAATCCTGATATTAAAATCACTAGATTTGAACCATTTACTCTAAGTCCTGGAAAATTAGCTAAAAAAGTTGTTATTCTTGAAACAAATAAAGTTTTAGTTAGTGATAATACTAAAGACACACCAATAACTATCACTTTAAAAGCTTATGCAAAAGAAAATCCAGAAAAAGTTGTAGTTTATAGAAAAGCAACATTTATCTATCCAAGACTGGATAAACTTCAATAA
- a CDS encoding motility associated factor glycosyltransferase family protein, with amino-acid sequence MTEAQIQLQTALTTTFMKNLAFLSEYDNYLYQKVDELSRMIENGTYKEKYALDFIMENGEFDIYDIVNDKYLYNKNPKKINNDLIREVELNEKNSILNIPEYFFSNENVQINIENRFNFNHLTELAALTLTDMSKYSNLLKDNLENKKKRLKHLNKFVFLGTLLGRHIPKITEKINADLYLVLERNLEIFRLSLFTIDYTILAQKGVVFSIMDEYQIEKTKLELFLDTGFLYNYLIKFSSTSINIDKYIDNLLSTINSRKPTFYDYNRLLYTHTNRTTDYIKCGYNVLLFNKIKDKCKSFDNIPVLYIAAGPSLDENIEWIKENQNKFFIIAIGAIYKKLLANNIHINIITTFDEQEFLNETQFDDESVLKIDQDTIILASTISNQKIIKKLSSKNLFLYEVFYPFHKNNLAVSGFSIGELTLDILIKLNAKKVYLIGLDFALNQKTGASHSLNSESGTTKLDLIISQNRDIFHSRESLIKVKGNLLEEVFTTPLFFNSIQSAEIFLSHKIDNMEFFNLSKNGAFLNGATPLNIDDLNLKDFQNIPFSVNNDILFLLKDNSLSMLSVESKLSIKNEIIFLERDIFNLLNEIKNVNFLTFNELLENIHQIYELSRKYTYSNKIFENYFKIITPYLLYHFNDIKLKDETKKVNKIKEIFINQVERIVDDYKMCLERII; translated from the coding sequence ATGACTGAAGCCCAAATACAATTACAAACAGCATTGACAACAACTTTTATGAAAAATTTAGCCTTCTTAAGCGAGTATGATAATTACCTTTATCAAAAAGTCGATGAACTTTCTCGTATGATAGAAAATGGAACATATAAAGAAAAATATGCTTTGGATTTTATTATGGAGAATGGAGAATTTGACATATATGATATTGTAAATGATAAGTATCTATATAATAAGAATCCAAAAAAAATAAATAATGATTTAATTAGAGAAGTGGAACTTAATGAAAAAAATTCCATTTTAAATATTCCTGAATATTTTTTTTCAAATGAAAATGTGCAAATTAACATAGAAAATAGATTTAATTTTAATCACTTAACTGAATTAGCTGCTTTAACTTTAACTGATATGTCTAAATATTCAAATTTATTAAAAGATAATTTAGAAAATAAGAAAAAAAGACTAAAACATCTAAATAAATTTGTTTTCTTAGGAACTTTACTAGGAAGACACATTCCAAAAATTACAGAGAAAATAAATGCTGATTTATATTTGGTTTTAGAAAGAAATTTGGAAATCTTTAGATTATCTTTATTTACTATTGATTATACAATTCTTGCACAAAAAGGTGTAGTTTTTTCTATTATGGATGAATATCAAATAGAAAAAACTAAACTAGAATTATTCTTAGATACTGGTTTCTTATATAATTATTTAATTAAATTTTCATCAACTTCTATAAACATAGATAAATATATTGATAATTTATTATCTACAATAAATTCAAGAAAACCAACTTTTTATGACTACAATAGATTGCTTTATACACATACCAATAGAACAACTGATTATATAAAATGTGGTTATAATGTTTTACTTTTTAATAAAATAAAAGATAAATGTAAAAGTTTTGATAATATTCCTGTTTTGTATATAGCCGCAGGACCATCTTTAGATGAAAATATTGAATGGATTAAAGAAAATCAGAATAAATTTTTTATCATAGCTATAGGAGCTATTTATAAAAAATTATTAGCTAATAATATTCATATAAATATTATTACAACTTTTGATGAACAAGAATTTTTAAATGAAACACAATTTGATGATGAAAGTGTATTGAAAATAGATCAAGATACTATAATTTTAGCTTCTACAATATCTAATCAAAAAATTATCAAAAAATTATCTTCAAAAAACTTATTTCTATATGAGGTATTTTACCCTTTTCATAAAAATAATTTAGCAGTTAGTGGATTTAGTATTGGAGAATTAACTTTAGATATTTTAATAAAATTAAATGCTAAAAAAGTTTATTTGATAGGTTTAGATTTTGCATTAAATCAAAAAACAGGAGCTAGCCATTCTTTAAATTCAGAATCTGGTACTACAAAATTAGACCTTATAATTAGTCAAAACAGAGATATCTTTCATAGTAGAGAAAGTCTAATTAAAGTAAAAGGTAATTTATTAGAAGAAGTTTTTACAACACCTTTATTTTTTAATTCAATACAATCAGCGGAAATCTTTTTATCACATAAAATTGATAATATGGAATTTTTTAATCTCTCAAAAAATGGAGCATTTCTTAATGGAGCAACTCCACTTAATATAGACGATTTAAATTTAAAGGATTTTCAGAATATACCTTTTTCAGTAAATAATGATATTTTATTTTTATTAAAAGATAACTCTTTAAGTATGCTATCAGTGGAATCTAAATTATCAATAAAAAATGAAATTATATTTTTAGAAAGAGATATTTTTAATTTGCTAAATGAAATAAAGAATGTAAATTTTCTAACATTCAACGAACTATTAGAAAACATTCATCAAATCTATGAATTATCTCGTAAATATACATATAGTAATAAAATCTTCGAAAACTATTTTAAAATAATTACTCCTTATTTACTTTATCATTTTAATGATATAAAACTAAAAGATGAAACTAAAAAAGTAAATAAAATTAAAGAAATTTTTATAAATCAAGTAGAAAGAATAGTGGACGATTACAAAATGTGTTTGGAAAGAATTATTTAA
- a CDS encoding N-acetylneuraminate synthase family protein translates to MIKIVNKIISNDSPTFIIAEVGANHNGDLELAKKSIDAAVLCGVDAVKFQTYTTEELLSHKDVIVTVGKTGSEVTQTLKDLFDSVTLKRELHKEIFDYAKSKGLICFSTPFSVEVVSFLEELDNPIYKIASSDVNYVDMLEVIGATKKPVFLSTGKCTLSEMDMAIDLLYKSGTTDLCLLHCIANYPSKMENMNLNVIKTLKQMYPESVIGFSDHSLGITASLGAVCFGAKIIEKHFTIDKNLEGPDHWFSMDPTDMKNLVNGIRDLEIAFGTQRKTLNLCEELDKYWATRSLHINRNLKAGDIIKKEYLDMLRPGYGISPFDKDKVIGMKLEKDIQEGTVLEWTHFK, encoded by the coding sequence ATGATAAAAATTGTAAATAAAATAATATCAAATGATAGCCCAACTTTTATAATCGCTGAGGTAGGAGCAAATCATAATGGTGATTTAGAACTTGCTAAAAAAAGCATAGATGCTGCTGTTTTATGTGGAGTTGATGCAGTCAAATTTCAGACTTATACTACCGAAGAGTTATTATCACATAAAGATGTAATTGTGACTGTTGGAAAAACTGGATCTGAAGTAACTCAAACACTAAAAGATTTATTTGATAGTGTTACTCTAAAGAGAGAACTTCATAAAGAGATATTTGATTATGCAAAATCAAAAGGTTTAATTTGTTTTTCTACGCCATTTAGTGTTGAGGTTGTATCTTTTTTAGAAGAACTTGATAATCCAATATATAAAATAGCATCTTCTGATGTAAATTATGTAGATATGCTAGAAGTCATTGGGGCTACAAAAAAACCAGTATTTTTATCTACTGGAAAATGTACACTTTCAGAAATGGATATGGCCATTGATTTATTGTATAAAAGTGGAACTACGGATTTATGTTTGCTTCACTGCATAGCAAACTATCCATCAAAAATGGAAAATATGAATTTAAATGTGATAAAAACATTAAAACAAATGTATCCAGAATCTGTTATTGGGTTTTCTGACCATTCTTTAGGAATTACAGCGTCTTTAGGTGCTGTGTGTTTTGGTGCCAAAATAATAGAAAAACATTTTACGATTGACAAAAATCTTGAGGGTCCTGATCATTGGTTTAGTATGGATCCAACAGATATGAAGAATCTTGTAAATGGAATTAGAGATTTAGAAATAGCATTTGGAACACAAAGAAAGACTTTAAATTTATGTGAAGAATTAGATAAATATTGGGCAACTAGGTCTCTCCATATAAATAGAAATTTAAAAGCTGGAGATATAATAAAAAAAGAATATTTAGATATGTTAAGACCAGGATATGGAATATCTCCTTTTGACAAAGATAAAGTTATAGGAATGAAGCTAGAAAAAGATATACAAGAAGGGACTGTATTAGAATGGACTCATTTCAAATAA
- a CDS encoding flagellin N-terminal helical domain-containing protein, producing the protein MRINTNVSSLNAQESTSQTNKSITSSLEKLSSGLRINKAADDASGLAIADKLRTQASSINQGISNGNSAVALLQIADKSMAEQSNILDTVKAKLIQANTATTSADGRESIRKDIDKLLNQLDNIAKQTNYNGTYLLQSDATSGTSAASTAHVFQIGEKTSDTITMNTVRANTTGLSLTTLAGLAASGLTTAVAAAQQTVVDTAITTLNGYRGDIGSTQNQVESAIRNLTTQATNIKNAESTIRDVDYAAESANYNKLNIIAQAGSYAISQANSTQQNVLRLLQ; encoded by the coding sequence ATGAGAATTAATACAAACGTTTCATCTTTAAATGCACAAGAATCAACAAGTCAAACAAATAAGAGTATAACAAGTTCGTTAGAAAAACTTTCTTCAGGTTTAAGAATCAATAAAGCAGCAGATGATGCTTCAGGTCTTGCAATTGCAGATAAATTAAGAACTCAAGCAAGTTCTATAAATCAAGGTATATCAAATGGAAATTCAGCAGTTGCACTTTTACAAATTGCTGATAAATCAATGGCTGAACAATCAAACATTTTAGATACAGTTAAAGCTAAATTAATCCAAGCAAATACAGCAACAACTTCAGCTGATGGTAGAGAGTCAATTAGAAAAGATATTGATAAATTATTAAATCAATTAGATAATATTGCTAAACAAACTAATTATAATGGTACATATTTATTACAATCTGATGCAACTTCTGGTACATCTGCAGCAAGTACAGCACATGTTTTCCAAATTGGTGAGAAAACTTCGGATACAATTACAATGAATACAGTTCGAGCAAATACTACAGGTTTAAGTTTAACTACTTTGGCAGGTTTAGCTGCTTCAGGTTTAACTACTGCGGTTGCTGCTGCACAACAAACAGTGGTTGATACTGCGATTACAACACTTAATGGATATAGAGGAGACATCGGTTCTACACAAAACCAAGTTGAATCAGCTATTAGAAACTTAACAACTCAAGCAACAAATATTAAAAATGCTGAGTCTACAATTAGAGACGTTGATTATGCTGCTGAATCTGCAAATTACAATAAATTAAATATTATTGCACAAGCAGGGTCTTATGCGATTAGCCAAGCTAATTCTACTCAACAAAATGTTTTAAGACTACTTCAATAG
- a CDS encoding flagellin, giving the protein MKINTNVSSLTAQESASNTNKAITSSLEKLSSGLKVNKAADDASGLAIADKLRTQATSINQGISNGNSAVALLQIADKSMAEQSNILDTVKAKLIQANTATTSADGRESIRKDITKLLEQLDNIAQQTNYNGSYLLQLDATSGAASTASLSFQVGEKTTDTITMTGVRSNTAGLALTSLTGLAVSGLTTAVAQSGQTAVDSAITTLNGYRGDIGSTQNQIESAVRNLSTQATNIKNAESVIRDVDYAQESANFNKLNIISQAGSYAISQANAVQQNVLRLLQ; this is encoded by the coding sequence ATGAAAATTAATACAAATGTTTCATCGCTTACTGCTCAAGAGTCAGCTTCAAATACAAATAAAGCTATAACTTCTTCGTTAGAAAAACTTTCTTCAGGTTTAAAAGTAAATAAAGCAGCAGATGATGCTTCAGGTCTTGCAATTGCAGATAAATTAAGAACTCAAGCAACTTCTATAAATCAAGGTATATCAAATGGAAATTCAGCAGTTGCACTTTTACAAATTGCTGATAAATCAATGGCTGAACAATCAAACATTTTAGATACAGTTAAAGCTAAATTAATCCAAGCAAATACAGCAACAACTTCAGCTGATGGTAGAGAATCAATTAGAAAAGATATCACAAAATTATTAGAACAGTTGGATAATATTGCACAACAAACAAATTATAATGGAAGCTATTTGTTACAATTAGATGCTACATCTGGTGCTGCTTCTACTGCTTCGTTGTCATTTCAAGTTGGAGAAAAAACTACAGATACGATTACTATGACAGGTGTTAGATCTAATACAGCAGGTTTGGCTTTAACTTCTTTAACAGGTTTAGCGGTTTCAGGTTTAACTACAGCAGTTGCACAATCAGGACAAACTGCAGTTGATAGTGCAATCACAACACTTAATGGATATAGAGGAGACATCGGTTCTACTCAAAATCAGATTGAAAGTGCAGTTAGAAATCTTTCAACTCAAGCAACAAATATTAAAAATGCAGAATCGGTTATTAGAGATGTTGATTATGCACAAGAATCTGCAAATTTTAATAAATTAAATATTATTTCTCAGGCGGGATCTTATGCAATTAGCCAAGCTAATGCAGTTCAGCAAAATGTTCTAAGACTACTTCAATAG
- a CDS encoding MBL fold metallo-hydrolase gives MELIVCNNNEIGINSYILKVDNRVVVIDPNDYEEIVHTIGECSLDYILLTHEHFDHIMAVDKLRDTYKAKVIAQKFASEHIQFASKNLSKFSNIILDFMNKTISSPIKEFVVKEADITYEDFYELSWEGYDFLFTHTPGHTKGSSCILVNNCLFSGDSLFECCETDTKGVGTSRKEYEQITISFFKSLENTITVYAGHYHSFILEDKLKAREKAIQIFKSRPKYTNLFLNYNDFLNILDNSNFFVRNDSIFIMKKYSGFYKFYYFVNDYKNLNNLNDFFGLYKQPVIIEIISCREIDEGIYTKIGFKPYKIYSRYRTDKKNKNFDIVKIANIEDMEDISTLINETFDPLGDYIPSNDELIELILKKEVFIIKVDNKLAGVSIYEKRHKNYYFRLSCVHPNHRPGLIGYMLASTSPKDGNIYSAWVDDKNLEAIKLNTLLGYKIDGTKNYIFIKNKETI, from the coding sequence TTGGAACTTATAGTTTGTAATAATAATGAAATAGGTATAAATAGCTATATTCTTAAAGTTGATAATAGAGTAGTAGTTATTGATCCTAATGACTATGAAGAAATTGTTCATACTATTGGTGAGTGTAGTTTAGATTATATTCTTTTAACTCATGAGCATTTTGATCATATAATGGCAGTTGATAAATTAAGAGATACATATAAGGCTAAAGTGATTGCACAGAAATTTGCGAGTGAACATATACAGTTCGCATCAAAAAATTTATCAAAATTTTCTAATATCATATTGGATTTTATGAATAAGACTATTAGTTCTCCCATCAAAGAATTTGTAGTTAAAGAAGCAGATATTACATATGAAGATTTTTATGAGTTAAGTTGGGAAGGATATGATTTTTTATTTACCCATACACCAGGTCATACAAAAGGAAGTTCTTGTATATTAGTAAATAATTGTTTGTTTAGTGGTGATTCTCTTTTTGAATGTTGCGAGACTGATACAAAAGGAGTTGGAACTAGCAGAAAAGAATATGAACAAATAACTATATCTTTTTTTAAATCACTTGAAAATACTATAACTGTATATGCTGGACACTATCATAGTTTTATTTTGGAAGATAAATTAAAAGCAAGAGAAAAAGCTATTCAAATTTTTAAAAGTAGACCAAAATATACAAATTTATTTTTAAATTATAATGATTTTTTGAACATTCTAGATAATTCTAATTTTTTTGTCAGAAATGATAGTATTTTTATAATGAAGAAGTATTCTGGTTTTTACAAGTTTTATTACTTTGTAAATGATTATAAAAATTTAAATAATTTAAATGATTTTTTTGGTTTATATAAACAACCTGTTATTATTGAAATAATTTCATGTAGAGAAATAGATGAAGGTATTTATACAAAAATTGGATTTAAACCTTATAAAATTTATTCAAGATATAGAACAGACAAGAAAAATAAAAATTTTGATATAGTAAAAATAGCAAATATAGAAGATATGGAAGATATATCAACATTAATTAATGAAACTTTTGATCCTTTAGGTGATTATATTCCAAGTAATGATGAACTTATTGAGTTAATTTTAAAAAAAGAAGTTTTTATTATAAAAGTTGATAATAAGTTAGCAGGAGTATCAATTTATGAAAAAAGACATAAAAATTATTACTTTAGATTATCTTGTGTTCATCCTAATCATAGACCAGGATTAATAGGTTATATGTTGGCTTCAACTTCTCCAAAGGATGGAAATATCTATTCTGCTTGGGTTGATGATAAAAATTTAGAAGCCATAAAGCTAAATACTTTATTAGGTTATAAAATAGATGGAACTAAAAACTATATTTTTATTAAAAATAAGGAAACAATATGA
- a CDS encoding ANL family adenylate-forming protein — MINWIFDNFKRFGNKIAINYKNRSYTYLQLFLQIKKIEKEIISNVAKNEVVAIIGDYSFESIAVLFALSKNRNIIVPITSVAENEIKDKIEESFCDKIIRIVDEKYVVENNIPKEKHQIIKDLQEKNSSGLILFSSGSTAKPKAMIHDFDILLNSYKNKKEKSLNMIVFLMFDHIGGLNTLLNILSIGSTMIIPENRNPDDICKLIQDYKITVLPSSPTFLNLILMNNSYKKYDLSSLKMITYGTETMPDSLLSRLKNVFPKIKFLQTFGTSETGIANTKSKASNSTFMKIEDLDLEYKIVENELWLKSKTQILGYLNSSMDSFTKDGWFKTGDLVETLDDGYIKIIGRNKEVINVGGQKVLPSEVESIILSMKEIEDCMVYGEKNIIIGETVVCDVVCKNEISNIKILIRQFCKDKLDNYKVPTKVNIVDKTNFTDRFKKIRRK; from the coding sequence TTGATAAATTGGATTTTTGATAATTTTAAAAGATTTGGAAATAAAATAGCTATAAACTATAAAAATAGAAGTTATACATATTTGCAACTTTTTTTACAAATTAAAAAAATAGAAAAAGAGATAATCTCAAATGTTGCTAAAAATGAAGTTGTAGCAATAATTGGAGATTATTCTTTTGAATCCATAGCAGTACTTTTTGCTTTATCTAAAAATAGAAATATTATTGTACCAATTACATCTGTAGCAGAAAATGAGATAAAAGATAAAATTGAAGAGTCTTTTTGTGATAAGATAATAAGAATTGTTGATGAAAAATATGTTGTTGAAAATAATATTCCAAAAGAAAAGCATCAGATTATAAAAGATCTTCAAGAAAAAAACAGTTCGGGACTTATATTATTTTCAAGTGGAAGTACAGCTAAGCCAAAAGCTATGATACATGACTTTGATATCTTATTAAACTCTTACAAAAATAAAAAAGAGAAATCTCTTAATATGATTGTATTCCTAATGTTTGATCATATTGGAGGATTAAATACTTTATTAAATATTCTTTCAATTGGTTCTACTATGATAATTCCAGAAAATAGAAATCCTGATGATATTTGTAAATTAATTCAAGATTATAAAATTACAGTTTTACCCTCTAGTCCAACTTTTTTAAATCTTATTTTAATGAATAATTCTTATAAAAAGTATGATTTAAGTAGTTTAAAAATGATTACCTATGGTACCGAGACAATGCCTGATAGTTTACTTAGTAGATTAAAAAATGTTTTTCCAAAAATTAAATTTTTACAAACATTTGGTACAAGTGAAACAGGAATTGCAAATACAAAATCAAAAGCTTCAAACTCAACTTTTATGAAAATAGAAGATTTAGATTTAGAGTATAAAATAGTAGAAAATGAACTTTGGCTAAAAAGTAAAACTCAAATTTTAGGTTATTTAAACTCATCAATGGATAGTTTTACTAAAGATGGTTGGTTTAAGACTGGTGATTTAGTAGAAACTTTAGATGATGGTTACATAAAAATAATTGGAAGAAATAAAGAAGTTATAAATGTAGGTGGACAAAAAGTTTTACCAAGTGAAGTTGAATCTATTATTTTATCTATGAAAGAGATTGAAGATTGTATGGTTTATGGTGAGAAAAATATAATTATAGGAGAAACTGTTGTTTGTGATGTAGTTTGTAAAAATGAAATATCAAATATAAAAATTTTAATTAGGCAATTTTGTAAAGATAAACTTGATAATTACAAAGTACCTACAAAAGTTAATATTGTAGATAAAACAAATTTTACAGATAGATTTAAAAAAATAAGAAGAAAGTAA
- a CDS encoding SDR family NAD(P)-dependent oxidoreductase: MNKVVVITGTSKGIGKFLVQYYLLKNYIVIGCSRTKSSINDKNYRHFDLDVCDEKAIVEMIRSIKKEFGKIDILLNNAGIASMNHFITTSYQSVQNIFATNFFGTFLFTREVSKVMMKQKFGRIVNYTTVAKPLRLEGEAIYAASKAAIENFTQTIAKEVASYGITVNAIGPTPIQTDLIKAIPKEKIAELLNKQAIKRFGTFEDIINAIEFFCDEKSDFITGQIIYLGGVNN; this comes from the coding sequence ATGAATAAAGTTGTAGTTATAACTGGTACAAGTAAAGGTATAGGTAAATTTTTAGTTCAATATTATTTATTAAAAAACTATATTGTAATTGGTTGTAGTAGAACAAAAAGTTCAATTAATGATAAAAACTATAGACATTTTGATTTAGATGTTTGTGATGAAAAAGCTATTGTTGAGATGATTAGAAGCATAAAAAAAGAGTTCGGGAAAATTGATATTCTGTTAAATAATGCTGGAATTGCTTCTATGAATCATTTTATAACAACATCATATCAAAGTGTACAAAATATTTTTGCTACAAATTTTTTTGGTACTTTTCTTTTTACAAGAGAAGTTTCAAAAGTAATGATGAAACAAAAATTTGGAAGAATAGTAAACTATACAACAGTTGCAAAACCTTTGAGACTAGAAGGTGAAGCAATTTATGCTGCAAGTAAAGCTGCTATTGAAAACTTTACTCAAACTATAGCTAAAGAAGTTGCTTCATATGGAATTACTGTAAATGCAATAGGTCCAACACCAATACAAACAGATTTAATAAAGGCTATTCCAAAAGAAAAAATAGCAGAGCTTTTAAATAAACAAGCTATAAAAAGGTTTGGAACTTTTGAAGATATAATAAATGCTATTGAATTTTTTTGTGATGAAAAAAGTGATTTTATAACGGGGCAAATAATATATTTAGGCGGAGTAAATAATTGA